The genomic region GTATCGGCAACGGCTACATCAGCGCTGGCGGCGGCAGCCATGTCGCCACCTGGCCTGCTCAGTTGGCGGCTATCCGGATCTGGACACTGTCCAACGCCAGCATCGACGGCAGTACCCTCGCCACCGGCACCGGCAGCAGCAACCCGATGGCGACCCGCGCCCTCACGGCGGTACTGGCTGGCTACACCGGGCATGTCGCCCTGATGGGCGGCATCAACGACTACGGCACCAATCTGCCCCTCGGAGCCCCAGGCAGCACCGATTCCACCACCGTGTACGGCGCACTGCTCGTCACTGCCAGAGGCATTCTGGGACGCAGCAGCACGCTCACCCTGCATCTCATCACCCCGCTGCGCTGTGCCAACGAGGGCACCTTGAACAGTGCTGGCTACACGCCAGAGATGCTGCGCCAAGCTGTGCGGGATGTGGCGATGCAGGTCGCCCGTGAGTTCCCAGGTCAGGTGCAGCTGCTCGACGCCGGGCGTGATCTGTACGATTACATGGCAGCGGGTAGTGCGTACATGGAAGCGGCAGGGACCCATCCGCTGGCGGCGGGATACACCCTGATGGCGCAGCACTTTGCAATGCAGTTCAGCGGCGTCAATGGCACCGTGGCGGGGTACTCACGGGTCTTCAGCACCCTGACGGCGGGCACGCTGGATGGTCAGGACGGCTGGGCAGTGTCCGGGGGGACGGCCACGGTCAGCAGCAGTGGCGTGTCGGTGGGGGCCGATTATGCGGCGGTGGCGCGGAGCACCTTACATACTCTGCCGAGCGGCACCACCACGGTGGCGCTGCGGAGTGCCATCACGACTGCCACGGGCCAGGGCATCGTGCTGCGGGCGTTCCACCGACTGAGTGATGACCGGGCCATCTGCGCGTGGACGGTCAGTGGCAAGCTCGACGGCGGCATTTTGCAGGGCAGCACGGTGAGTTCCTGGATCGGCGCGAGTGGTCCGATCCTTCCGTCTGACGCGTGGATCGAGGTCAAACGCACGGGGGGACAGATCGAGTTCCGGGTGTGGGATGCGGTCAGTGGCAGCCGCCCGAGCAGCGCGACGTATACGCATGCCGACGATGGCATGGTGGGGGACAGTTTCGGCATCGGCACCATCAGCAGCAGCGTCCGGACCGCGACAGCCATTCAGACATCCTGAGTTCAACCTCGCCCTTTCCCCGCCCCCGGCCTGCACCGCTGGGGGCGCGTCCGTTGGAGGTGCCTCATGGCAGGAAATCCGCTTGAAAATGCCACACCCGTTCGTGCTCAGATCGTGGATAGCAATGGTCTGCCGACCACCCGTGCAGGAGCGGGAGCCGTTCTGTCGCCCAGCGCCACGCTGACCATGACCGGCTCCGCTCTCGCCTTGCCGACTCCGCCCGCTGGTACAACCTGGGCCGACGTGCAGCCGCAGGGGGGAGATGTCCGCTA from Deinococcus ruber harbors:
- a CDS encoding SGNH/GDSL hydrolase family protein, with the protein product MKTDPGHYDFAVIGTASLTVTARFNGLTVASIEGGSVTRNGTYVLALDTLATGDVLTFTPTTTGGTTTLACQRGNEEFSGNYTDLNGAPSGGGGSTAWTDITGKPSTFTPSAHKSSHATGGSDALTPGDIGAAPASHVTDTSNPHNVSKAQVGLGNVTNDAQVKRTEMGVANGVPTLDSTGKVPSGQLPTSSGGGSTAPATTPELIVVSDSIGNGYISAGGGSHVATWPAQLAAIRIWTLSNASIDGSTLATGTGSSNPMATRALTAVLAGYTGHVALMGGINDYGTNLPLGAPGSTDSTTVYGALLVTARGILGRSSTLTLHLITPLRCANEGTLNSAGYTPEMLRQAVRDVAMQVAREFPGQVQLLDAGRDLYDYMAAGSAYMEAAGTHPLAAGYTLMAQHFAMQFSGVNGTVAGYSRVFSTLTAGTLDGQDGWAVSGGTATVSSSGVSVGADYAAVARSTLHTLPSGTTTVALRSAITTATGQGIVLRAFHRLSDDRAICAWTVSGKLDGGILQGSTVSSWIGASGPILPSDAWIEVKRTGGQIEFRVWDAVSGSRPSSATYTHADDGMVGDSFGIGTISSSVRTATAIQTS